GTAGGTTAACGGTTTACGAGCTTCTGGAAGAAGGTATAAAGGTCACCTTAATCACAGATACTGCAGTAGGACTGGTGATGTATAAAGGAATGGTAAACAGTGTAATGGTAGGTGCGGATAGAATATTAAGTGATGGACATGTATTTAACAAGATCGGTACTTTTAAAGAGGCCGTTATAGCTCACGAATTAGGAATCCCGTTTTACGTGCTTGCCCCAACTTCAAGCTTTGATTTAAAGAGTAATGTTAATGATGTTAAGATTGAGGAAAGAGATCCAAACGAGGTAAGAACTATTAGAGGAATACCAATCACCTTAGAAAACGTCAATGTATATAATCCAGTATTTGACGTAACTCCACCAAAATATATTACGGCGATAATTACGGAGAAGGGGATAATTTATCCACCGTTTTCTGAGAACGTGAAGAAGATAGTTAACAAATAATATTACATTTCCTTATTCTTAACTTATCAGTTGAATTATAAAATTTTTTGTTAATACTTATCGCAGATAAGAGTATGATGAAAAGGAATTTATATAATAATGCAGAGTTTCTTCTTATGAGGGAAATTACTAAGCTCATACTAATTATCTTCGTCTTTGAGGTACTCTTATTTCTAGTAGCCTCTGCAATTCCTCAGAACAATCCGACTCTTGTTTCACAATTCAATAGTACTGAAAAACAAATTTTAAATGTATCATATTTTGGAAAAGTTATCCATATATATACTCATAATTTGATGGTGGCGATTTTAGATTTCATTCCAGCGATAGGTTTAGTAGTATTAGCAATAAGCATATACTCAACGGGCATGGTACTAAGTGCCTTCTCAAGTACTTTAAATGTATCTGGACTTTTAGCTGCAATAGGATTAATGACCCTACCTCATTCATGGCTTGAACTCCCTTCATATGCAATAGCCTCAGGTAGCGGGCTTTACATTATAATTAGGCCTAAAGAATGGATAAGGGGATTACTAACTTTAATAATAGTTCCCATAGAGTTATTTTTGGCAGCTTTAGTAGAATCTGGAGAATTTTATGTTAGTAACCCGTACATGTTATGGCTATACGCAATTCCTGCTTTTGTCTTCTTGTATTTCTTCTACGAATTTTTACAGAAGACTGCAGATAAGTATATAGCCAGTAAGGTTAAAATAACTCAACAACCAGTCTCCAACTATTTCCCTCAAACTCAGCCCAATTTGATTCAAAACCCATATGCGGACTATATTACTAAATACAACCAAAACTGGAATTTAGCCAGTTACTATGAAACGCAAGGCAATATAATAGAAGCTATGAGGTACTATTGGGAAGCGCTATATTATTTAATAACAGCCGTTGGCTTAAAGTTAGGAATGCCTACATACTCTAAAGAAGACTACGATAATATTATAAGATCAGTAGGGTATAAGATAGGAAATCCTCAGCTGTATGATATATATAACGAAGCCTTTAAGATTAGGGTAGAGAATAGAATTAATGATTTCTCACTGTTTAAGACATATATATCTGAATTAGCCAAATATCTTCACATGATTTGAAGTTCTAATTTATGTATTATAAAGTTTGATTTTAAAAATAGCTCTTATTCAATAATATTTTCGCTTATTACTTCTATACCCATTTTAGTTGCTAATTCGTAATATTTCTTCGGAATTGCGAAAGCCACCAAAAACGCTCTTACTTCCTTCTTAAATTTCTCTTCCAATAGTTTCCTTCTAATTAACACTTGTTCAATTCCAGAATAATCTGAGTAATTTTTAGCTAAAAATAAAAATATTTTTCCATTATCCTCGTAGTACATAACTGGTAAAATATAACCTATTGCAAGAACTCCTATATCATCAACTATATACTCCCTTTTTATCTTCCCCAGTTTTACTCCCTTTTCTTCTAATTTCGTTTTCAACATGTTTATTACTAAATAATCTAACTCCTCCTCCTTCTTAGCCATGTCTTTAAGAAATTTTAAAACTTGATCCTCAAGGCTCATAATATATAGTACTCTTTATCTTTTATTTAAATATAATTTCATAAAATACGTTTGCATACACTTGCACACAAATGAATAAAAGAATACATATCATCTTTTTAAGTAAAAATTAAAATATTATCTTATGAAAACCCTTTTAGTTCCATTAACAACTTTTATGTTTCTTGATGTTATTACTACAGCAATAGGCTTATCTAAGGGCTTAATTGAGTCTAATCCAGTAATAAACATCCTTTATGTTTCTTTGCCCTTTCCTCTATTTGTATTAGCATTTTTGCTAATTAAAATAGGAGCTTTAGGTATTGTTTACTTCTTATATAAATATACCAAATTGGATCTTATTCTAATTTTGGGTATAGGCCTTTCTTTGGTAGTCTTCATTAATAACGTCCTTCTCCTCGCTTAACATTTTATTTACGTAACTCAGTAGTATATATACTGCTATTAAATTCATCATTAAGAACATAATAATTCCCAGATATTTTAGTTCTTGCTGGTTATATATTGTAGTATAAAAAGCTGGATTAATCATTAATATAGATGATAGTAATGTATCTCCTATCATCCATAACGCTAAAAGTAATACCTTAATGTTTCTACTTATTTCCCTTAAAGATAAACCTACCATAAAACCTCCAAAAAGAAGACTTATTTCTTCAATTGCTCTTATCCATAAAATTTTCACACCTAAATTAAAGAAATATGGATAATGCCAGATGAAAGCTATTATTATACCTATAATAAGGGATAGTGAAGCATTAATTTGCTTACTTTTATATAAATAATATGAAAATATTATGCCCGCAGAAAAAAGGGAGTAATGAGCTAACATATAAGGTATTGGATTAACAGACATATACTCCTCAGTAAATGGATTAATAGTAGCTATAATGAGAAAAACAAATAAAACCATTATAAAAAAAGAACTGTTCACTTTTTCACCTTATACGAATAAATGCAGATAGAATGTACTGAACACAACAACCCATATTGCATCTACAAAGTGCCAGTAATACGTTGCAGCAACAGATCCGCCGTAGGGAGTTACACCCTTAAATGCCCTTAATAATACAAAAGCCCAAACTACTAATCCCATGATTACGTGGAATCCGTGCAAACTTACCGTTGCGAAGAAGAACGCAGTAAAGGCTGATTGTTGTGGTGTAAAGTGTATAACGTGGGTAAACTCATAAACTTGACCCATCAGGAAAGTGAATCCCATAGCAGCCGTAAGTATACCTAAAGTCTTGAACATTTTCATGTTACCCTTCTTAAACTCCTCATAAGCTAAATGAGCTGGTATCGAACTCGATAACAATATTGCAGTCATAATGGTAGGTAATGGGAAATACTCTACTCTAAGTGGAGGGACATTAGCATATGCTATTGGATTAGTAATTGGACTAGCTACAAACATATAACCTCCTATAAAGGATCCAAATAGACAGATCTCAGCAAGAATAAACCATAACACAGCAGTTCTCGCATCTCTCATTATTATTCTTCCTAGGGCGGGAGTTGTAACCATACCATTGTTCATAGAAATACTTGGAGATCCTCCGTCAAGGTACATAGGTGGGGGTATTGATTTAAACCATTGATCGTAAGCCCAGTATATCCCAGTAGCCATAAATGCCGCAATGAAAACTAACCCTATAGGTATTAAGTTTATAAATATGAATGTAAAACCGATGGGAATAAATGATAACATTATTCCTAGTATACTATAATATGGGAATTTAACTCCATGAGGTTCTTCCTCTGAGGCTCCGTCAAGAGTTTTACCGAAACTTAAAGGTAATTTAACTGGTTTAATGTAAAAGTCTGCTAATCCTATTGCCATTGCGTTCCAAGGATCTATAGTATTTACTTCCTTCCCCCTTATCCAAGAGTATAATAAATCTACGAAAGTCATAACTACGCCTATTCCCATTAATATGGCTCCTACATCAACCATCTGCTGGAATGGTATGTAAATTGGGGAAGGAACTGCTGCATATCTCCTTGGCATTCCTAAAACACCGTCAATAGTCATCCCTGTCGCTATTAAGAACGCTCCGGCTACTATTAAAATAGCTCCACTTTTCATTATATCTTCATGATACCATTTCCCACTAAAATATGGGAAGTAATATATTAATCCTGCTAGTAGGGCTACTAATATTGCAAACACCATATAATGGAAGTGTCCTACTACTAGATAAGTTCCGTTAAATGCGTAATCTAATGGGACTAATGGGAAGAATACTCCGGTTATACCTCCTACTAAGAATAAAGCAATGAATGATATAACTAATATTGCAGGTGCCCTATACCTTATCTCACCCCCATAAAGAGTAGCAGTCCAGTTAAACACCTTAACCCCAGAGGGAACCGCAATTGCCATTGTTGTAGCTGAAGCTACCATTTGGGCTATTGTATTATCTACTGCGGTAAACATATGGTGCATCCAAACTCCTAGGACGCTAAGGAAAGCTATTGCCATTGAAGATAAGGCTAGTGCCTTATATCCGTAAATTGGCCTCCCTACCATTCTAGGTAATATCTCCCCTACTAAGCCCATTGCGGGCAGCATTAATATGTAAACTTCTGGATGTCCAAAGAACCAGAATAAATGTTGCCATAGTACTGGACTACCGCCTAATGAAGGATCAAAGAATGGTGTGTTCCATAATCTTTCTAAAAACGCGAAAACTAAACCCGCAGTTAAGGGAGGCATTGCTACTACTAATAGTATTGCGGTTGCAAAAAACGACCATGTGAATAATGACATCTTAAAATAAGGTACCTTCTTTAACTTAATTATAGTCATCAAGAAATTTATTCCAGTCAATGTTGATGAAATTCCAGAGAGCATTAACGCAATTTCTACCAAATTTACTCCTAGACCATAATTAACTGAGGTCTCAACAGAAAGTGGAGCATACATATACCAACCAGTATTTATGGGCCCGAACCAAGGAGCAATTAAAGTTAAGAATACTGCAGGAACTAAAATCCAGAATGATAAGGCGTTAATTCTGGGCCAATATAAATCATGAGCACCTATCATCCTAGGGATTAAGTAATTTGCAAAACCCACAGATATGGGCATTACCATAAAGAAAATCATGAAAATTCCATGTAAAGTTACTGCGTTATAGTACTCTACAGCACTTAAACTTTGATAAGTTAATTGATATCTTATTAAAGCAGCGTTTATCGATCCTGCTATTAGTGAAATTATGCCCAATGTTATATACATTTGTCCAATATCGCTTGCATTAGTGGTGTATAATGCTACTTTTAAAACTCTTTTTATGTTCATCTCATAATAGTGTTAAAAATTTATATTTTTAAATCTTTCTATTAAAAGGCAATAAAGCTAAATAAATTAGAGATATTTAGCTTATTAAATAAAAAAAGGTATATTTCTTATCTACTTAATCTACATGATTGCATATGGAGTTGTAACACTTGAGGAAACAACTACAACTGCCCACATTCCGCTTTCAGCATGCCCAAGAATTCCGCATACTAACATATAAACTCCTGGATTTAAAGGCCCCCATAATCCAGTAGCTACTTGTCCACTTGATATACCGGTGGTTTCATAATTGCTTGTAGTAGCACCTATAATATACAATATTTTTCCAAATTGAGCTACATCTGCATTATTTGGAGTTGCAGTACTGTTCTCAAGGAGAATTAAATTATGAGGAAGGGATTGTTCATTTGTGAATGTTACATATACACTCCATCCTGCTGGAATGTAAATTATTAATTGACCATTACTTGTTCCATTGAAGTTAAATGTAGGCCCTGAGGTTAATACGGCTATAGTCAAGAATACGGTCTTATTTGAAGAATCGTACTTTAAAGGTATTTGACTCGAAGTTGATGTTACAGATGTAGATGTTACAGTTGAAGGAGTTGAAAGTATTTGATATTCATAATATGCGTACACTGAAACACCGACTGCTATTATTGCAACTAGTATACCTACTATTACGGGCAAAAATGAAGATTGAGCTTTCATAAGATTAGTTAGTGTATTTATGTTTATAAATTTATTACTGCATATAGGTTATGATTTCCATCATTTCATATTAACCAATATAAAACTAATTAATTAAGATAGGTATCAATTTAAAATCTTTTATTATGTAGTCAAAAATTAATCTATTAACTAATAACTAAAATTTCTATATTAGTTAACATGGTTTTTATTATCGCGATAAATTTTCATTTTATTATATTTATATTAACCCCTCCTAAATCTTTAATTTCTTGAAAATCATTATCTAGTGTAATCAATAACTCATTATTGGCCTTAACTATTGCAGCTATTAAAATATCAGCATCGCTTTTAATTTTACCATTGCTCTTTAATCTTCTATAAATTTCTGAGGCTATTTCTACTGCTTCTATTGTCAAGGGATAAATTATAAATTCTTCAAATAACTCTTTTAACTTCTTATTTCTTCCTCTCATTATTTCATAAACATTAATAACTGTAGTAGAGATGTGATCATCATAGTTTTGCTCAATAAAGTTAAGTAGTTCCTTATTTCCTCTCATTATTTTAATGATAACATTAGTATCAAGAACTACCAATGTCTAAATCCCTCATCTTAAAATTCTTCCTAAATTCCTCTACTTCCTTCTCAAGTTCTCGCGCTTCTTCCTCAGAGAGTATTCCAAAAATAGAATGCAAAATTTCCTTTCTACCTTTTTTGTTCTCATAATAAAATTCTATTAAATCATTTATAACTTCACTAAAAGATTTATTGCCCTTCAGCTTAGATAGTTTCTCATATACTTCGTCAGAAATTGTTATTACCTTTGGCATATATGCATATATGCATGCATACATTAAAACTTATCTATAAATACTCTCGATATATTATAAAAATTTTAAGATTAATACTTACCAGAGAATTTATGCGTAAAATTAATCATTTATATAAAACTGAAATTTTACGAAAAAATCAATAATTTTTATCGTAATTTTCCATAAAAATTTATCTATATTCTTCTACTTCATAATAATAGGTCAAAATTTTGATAAATGTGATATTCTTCTTAAATTAAATATTATGAATTTTTTTAAAAAAATTAATTATAAACATTTAAAAGGATAAATTATCTATAATTCTTTATTAATTAAAATAGTTATGAATTTGCCATTATTATAATTTGCAAATAATATGGTTAATTTTTAATTATTATGTTTTTCCGCCATAAAAAAACGAAATAGTTAATGTTGCTGTTAATACTCATTATCAAAATAAGTTATCATATCTATCATTCCTATAAATTAATTTATATGTAAATTAGTTATGTTCGTGTTAAAACTTAAATATCTCGTAAAGTTATATTAAATTGATGAACAGAAGGACATTCTTAAGACTATATTTAGTTGTAAGTGCTGCAATAGCAATAGCACCTTTAGTAAAGCCACTAGCTGATTATGTAGGTTATTTCTATAATGAATTAGGCACTATATCAAAAAAATATCTGGTAGTAAATAACAACGATGGCCTAGCTGGATTCCCAAAATATAAAATAGTAAATATTAAAGATTTTCAGCAACAAGTACAAAGTACTGGATGTCCAGTTTACTTCTTTGCCTATCCCCTTACTAATGAACCGTGCTTTTTAGTAGATTTAGAAGCCTTATTAGGTAAACCTGTACCGCAAATAGAAAATCCATATTACGGTCAATTTGCAGGTCCCTTAGGTTCAATAAAGGTTATAAAGGGCGTAGGACCAAATAATTCAATTTACGGTTTCTCTGACGTATGTGTACACTTAGGTTGTCAATTACCAGCCCAAGTATTAGTGACTTCTCCTAACGACCCTGGACTGGATATCGAGGATTCCATTCTTCACTGTCCTTGTCACGGTTCTATGTATCTATTAGAAAAAGGTGGAATAGTAGTAGGAGGTCCCGCTCCGAGACCTTTACCTATGGTGATATTAGAATATGATGAGAATACTGGAGATATATACGCTGTAGGTACTAACGCGCCATATTTCAGTGCTTCTATTCCCAGAACAACTCCGACAGACAATCTTCTTTATGATCCCAGATATGATTATAGTACTCCATCTAATCCCTCATGTAGTAAGGGTGGTTAGACATGACCAATGAGGAACAACAAGGCTTATTTGATAGATTCATGAGATGGTTAGACGAAAGGTTAGGAATTTATGGACACACTTTAAGACCAGCACCTAGATATGCTTATTCCATAGATTATTGGCTGGGAGGACTAGTATTATCTGCATTTATTTTTGAGGTTATTACTGGGGCCCTAATAGCATTGTATTATACTCCTAGCGATCCATATACTTCTACAACCTACTTAATAAGTAAGGTACCTTATGGGGCTTTACTTTTTAGTCTCCATAGCTGGGGAGCTTACGTCATGGTATTTCTATTGCTTGTACATATGACAAGGAACTTTATAGTAGGTGCTTATAGGCCTCCTAGGGAAGTAATGTGGATGGTTGGGACAATTTTAGCTGGACTGACTTTAACAGAGGCTTATTTAGGTTATTCATTGCCTTATAATCTCATATCATGGGTGGCTACTACTACTGGACTAAA
The genomic region above belongs to Saccharolobus caldissimus and contains:
- a CDS encoding stage II sporulation protein M codes for the protein MREITKLILIIFVFEVLLFLVASAIPQNNPTLVSQFNSTEKQILNVSYFGKVIHIYTHNLMVAILDFIPAIGLVVLAISIYSTGMVLSAFSSTLNVSGLLAAIGLMTLPHSWLELPSYAIASGSGLYIIIRPKEWIRGLLTLIIVPIELFLAALVESGEFYVSNPYMLWLYAIPAFVFLYFFYEFLQKTADKYIASKVKITQQPVSNYFPQTQPNLIQNPYADYITKYNQNWNLASYYETQGNIIEAMRYYWEALYYLITAVGLKLGMPTYSKEDYDNIIRSVGYKIGNPQLYDIYNEAFKIRVENRINDFSLFKTYISELAKYLHMI
- a CDS encoding DUF1404 domain-containing protein; its protein translation is MNSSFFIMVLFVFLIIATINPFTEEYMSVNPIPYMLAHYSLFSAGIIFSYYLYKSKQINASLSLIIGIIIAFIWHYPYFFNLGVKILWIRAIEEISLLFGGFMVGLSLREISRNIKVLLLALWMIGDTLLSSILMINPAFYTTIYNQQELKYLGIIMFLMMNLIAVYILLSYVNKMLSEEKDVINEDYQRKAYTQN
- a CDS encoding type II toxin-antitoxin system VapC family toxin, yielding MVVLDTNVIIKIMRGNKELLNFIEQNYDDHISTTVINVYEIMRGRNKKLKELFEEFIIYPLTIEAVEIASEIYRRLKSNGKIKSDADILIAAIVKANNELLITLDNDFQEIKDLGGVNINIIK
- a CDS encoding DUF5658 family protein; this encodes MKTLLVPLTTFMFLDVITTAIGLSKGLIESNPVINILYVSLPFPLFVLAFLLIKIGALGIVYFLYKYTKLDLILILGIGLSLVVFINNVLLLA
- a CDS encoding sulfocyanin → MKAQSSFLPVIVGILVAIIAVGVSVYAYYEYQILSTPSTVTSTSVTSTSSQIPLKYDSSNKTVFLTIAVLTSGPTFNFNGTSNGQLIIYIPAGWSVYVTFTNEQSLPHNLILLENSTATPNNADVAQFGKILYIIGATTSNYETTGISSGQVATGLWGPLNPGVYMLVCGILGHAESGMWAVVVVSSSVTTPYAIM
- a CDS encoding cbb3-type cytochrome c oxidase subunit I produces the protein MNIKRVLKVALYTTNASDIGQMYITLGIISLIAGSINAALIRYQLTYQSLSAVEYYNAVTLHGIFMIFFMVMPISVGFANYLIPRMIGAHDLYWPRINALSFWILVPAVFLTLIAPWFGPINTGWYMYAPLSVETSVNYGLGVNLVEIALMLSGISSTLTGINFLMTIIKLKKVPYFKMSLFTWSFFATAILLVVAMPPLTAGLVFAFLERLWNTPFFDPSLGGSPVLWQHLFWFFGHPEVYILMLPAMGLVGEILPRMVGRPIYGYKALALSSMAIAFLSVLGVWMHHMFTAVDNTIAQMVASATTMAIAVPSGVKVFNWTATLYGGEIRYRAPAILVISFIALFLVGGITGVFFPLVPLDYAFNGTYLVVGHFHYMVFAILVALLAGLIYYFPYFSGKWYHEDIMKSGAILIVAGAFLIATGMTIDGVLGMPRRYAAVPSPIYIPFQQMVDVGAILMGIGVVMTFVDLLYSWIRGKEVNTIDPWNAMAIGLADFYIKPVKLPLSFGKTLDGASEEEPHGVKFPYYSILGIMLSFIPIGFTFIFINLIPIGLVFIAAFMATGIYWAYDQWFKSIPPPMYLDGGSPSISMNNGMVTTPALGRIIMRDARTAVLWFILAEICLFGSFIGGYMFVASPITNPIAYANVPPLRVEYFPLPTIMTAILLSSSIPAHLAYEEFKKGNMKMFKTLGILTAAMGFTFLMGQVYEFTHVIHFTPQQSAFTAFFFATVSLHGFHVIMGLVVWAFVLLRAFKGVTPYGGSVAATYYWHFVDAIWVVVFSTFYLHLFV
- a CDS encoding antitoxin VapB family protein, with product MPKVITISDEVYEKLSKLKGNKSFSEVINDLIEFYYENKKGRKEILHSIFGILSEEEARELEKEVEEFRKNFKMRDLDIGSS
- a CDS encoding Rieske 2Fe-2S domain-containing protein; the protein is MMNRRTFLRLYLVVSAAIAIAPLVKPLADYVGYFYNELGTISKKYLVVNNNDGLAGFPKYKIVNIKDFQQQVQSTGCPVYFFAYPLTNEPCFLVDLEALLGKPVPQIENPYYGQFAGPLGSIKVIKGVGPNNSIYGFSDVCVHLGCQLPAQVLVTSPNDPGLDIEDSILHCPCHGSMYLLEKGGIVVGGPAPRPLPMVILEYDENTGDIYAVGTNAPYFSASIPRTTPTDNLLYDPRYDYSTPSNPSCSKGG